The following nucleotide sequence is from Sporocytophaga myxococcoides.
AACCAGCTACGGGCCTTATCGATCGATACGGTACTCAAACGCGTCTATGGTGCCGAGCTGGAGGAGGGGAGCTATTCGCGCCACGCGTCACGAAAATACGTACTGCCAGACGGTCGGAAAATTGCCGTGTCGTCTGGTAAGGCCGGAGCAGATGTTTGGATAGAACAGGGAGGAGAGGGTAAGCGCGGCGCAATCAACTTGCTCATGCACCTTGATAGCCTGACCTACAAAGACGCCGTGCGCCTTCTGGCGGAGCACTTCGACAATTCAGCCATCGCGACAGAGCACGCCAGGGAGCTTGTAAAACGAGCTCCTGCAGACGTCCAGGAGATCACTAAAGCACCGGTGGCTGCGCCGGCGCCAGACCCAACAAAGTGGCCTCGAGTACGAAGGTGGCTTCATGAAGTTCGCGGCATGCCAACGAAGCTAATCGACAAGCTCCACAGCTTGGGGTTGGTCTATGCAGACAATAGGGCAAATGCGACCTTCAAAAGGACAGGCGGTGGAGCCTTCCAAAGGGGCACGGGAGATACAAAATTTCATCGCAGTATTGGGGGTGCAGAGTGCGGACCTTTCATCATCCCAGGGACAGGGAAAAAGGTCGTGCTTGTGGAGGCACCACTCGATGCAATTGCTGCTA
It contains:
- a CDS encoding toprim domain-containing protein; amino-acid sequence: NQLRALSIDTVLKRVYGAELEEGSYSRHASRKYVLPDGRKIAVSSGKAGADVWIEQGGEGKRGAINLLMHLDSLTYKDAVRLLAEHFDNSAIATEHARELVKRAPADVQEITKAPVAAPAPDPTKWPRVRRWLHEVRGMPTKLIDKLHSLGLVYADNRANATFKRTGGGAFQRGTGDTKFHRSIGGAECGPFIIPGTGKKVVLVEAPLDAIAAIAMHPDVIAIASGGDQLPPSKLAPWIPEGAEVLAGYDADRRGDQVAAQAAEQFHAKRLKPSRKDWSETVKNEAWRVNQVWDEPETPLTGKNAPRPVLRPN